From uncultured Roseateles sp., the proteins below share one genomic window:
- a CDS encoding 2Fe-2S iron-sulfur cluster-binding protein — protein MDDKRTIHLSVNGESRHCAVAPRQHLVDFLREDLGLTGSHLGCEHGVCGACTVKLDGQVVRGCLVLAVQADGRAVETVEGLTEGGTVRDLQDAFVARNALQCGYCTSGMLMAAAELLETQPNATREQVRAWISGNYCRCTGYQAMVDAICDVLASRRAAGVPA, from the coding sequence ATGGACGACAAGCGAACCATCCATCTCAGCGTCAACGGCGAGAGCCGCCACTGCGCGGTGGCGCCGCGCCAGCACCTGGTGGACTTTCTGCGCGAGGACCTGGGCCTGACCGGCTCGCACCTGGGCTGCGAGCATGGCGTCTGCGGTGCCTGCACCGTCAAGCTGGACGGCCAGGTCGTGCGCGGCTGCCTGGTGCTGGCCGTGCAGGCCGACGGCCGGGCGGTCGAGACCGTCGAGGGGTTGACCGAGGGCGGCACGGTGCGCGATCTGCAGGACGCCTTCGTCGCCCGCAACGCGCTGCAATGCGGCTACTGCACCTCGGGCATGCTGATGGCCGCCGCCGAGCTGCTGGAGACCCAGCCCAACGCCACCCGCGAACAAGTGCGCGCCTGGATCTCCGGCAACTACTGCCGCTGCACCGGCTACCAGGCCATGGTCGATGCGATCTGCGACGTGCTGGCCAGCCGCCGTGCCGCAGGAGTGCCCGCATGA
- a CDS encoding ATP-binding protein, which produces MTEPERVLNWRGPPEPLAAESALHRLDPALLALTLEHISTRVAVINREYRYTYLNREALKFMGLPAGQVVGKHMSEVLDAALYQSFVPLLERVFGGETLHIEGWVDYQRQGRRFREQTLFPFTAADGSIPAVIVCGLDHTEQRLNEQLWQTSEALKSEQIARQRDALRQSEKLSAMGSLLAGVAHELNNPLAIVMGRASLLEERLQDRGADAQTCADLQRIREAAERCGRIVRTFLNMARSRPTQRSTVHLHELVQAAADMLAYSYRSHGINLDLALAPDLPSLQADGDQLGQVVLNLMVNAQQALTAHEGERRVRVSTGLRPAVDEETPAQLWLRIADTGPGIAAAARAKLFEPFFTTKAEGNGTGLGLSLSRSLAREHGGELALEPADLAGGASFVLTLPLPPRQ; this is translated from the coding sequence ATGACCGAGCCCGAACGCGTCCTGAACTGGCGGGGGCCGCCCGAGCCGCTGGCCGCCGAGTCGGCCCTGCACCGCCTCGATCCGGCGCTGCTGGCGCTGACCCTGGAGCACATCAGCACCCGCGTGGCGGTGATCAACCGAGAGTACCGCTACACCTATCTGAACCGCGAGGCGCTGAAGTTCATGGGCCTGCCGGCCGGGCAGGTGGTCGGCAAACACATGTCCGAGGTGCTGGATGCGGCGCTGTACCAGAGCTTCGTGCCGCTGCTGGAGCGCGTGTTCGGCGGCGAGACCCTGCATATCGAGGGCTGGGTCGACTACCAGCGACAGGGCCGGCGCTTTCGCGAGCAGACGTTGTTCCCGTTCACCGCCGCTGATGGCAGCATTCCGGCCGTCATCGTCTGCGGGCTGGACCATACCGAGCAGCGCCTGAACGAGCAGCTGTGGCAGACCAGCGAGGCGCTGAAGTCGGAGCAGATCGCCCGCCAGCGCGATGCGCTGCGCCAGAGCGAGAAGCTCAGTGCCATGGGCAGCCTGCTGGCCGGCGTGGCGCACGAGCTGAACAACCCGCTGGCCATCGTGATGGGCCGCGCCAGCCTGCTCGAGGAGCGGCTGCAGGACCGGGGCGCCGATGCCCAGACCTGCGCCGACCTGCAGCGCATCCGCGAGGCCGCCGAGCGCTGCGGCCGCATCGTCCGCACCTTTCTGAACATGGCGCGCAGCCGCCCGACCCAGCGCAGCACCGTGCATCTGCATGAGCTGGTGCAGGCCGCGGCCGACATGCTGGCCTACAGCTACCGCAGCCACGGCATCAACCTGGATCTGGCCCTGGCGCCCGACCTGCCCAGCCTGCAGGCCGACGGTGACCAGCTCGGTCAGGTGGTGCTGAACCTGATGGTCAATGCCCAGCAGGCCTTGACCGCCCACGAGGGCGAACGCCGCGTGCGGGTCAGCACCGGCCTGCGGCCCGCGGTCGATGAAGAGACGCCGGCCCAGCTCTGGCTGCGCATCGCCGACACCGGTCCCGGCATAGCCGCCGCCGCCCGCGCCAAGCTGTTCGAGCCCTTCTTCACCACCAAGGCCGAAGGCAACGGCACCGGCCTGGGCCTGTCGCTGTCGCGCTCGCTGGCCCGCGAGCATGGCGGCGAGCTGGCGCTGGAGCCCGCCGATCTGGCCGGCGGCGCCTCGTTTGTGCTGACGCTGCCCTTGCCGCCGCGGCAATGA
- a CDS encoding xanthine dehydrogenase family protein molybdopterin-binding subunit, which yields MNAPEKHPPELRPITDDPRYIGAAVSRPGARRLVEGRGTYVDDIKLPRMAHVVYWRSPVAHCRIVAIQRDYARLMPGVLAIFDGADVATICKPWVATLGHLAGMKSAPQYPLAMERACWQGEPVVAVVAETRAQAEDALQYLQVEWEALPATTEMETALAAGTPVIHPELGDNLCFTRSLDTGGVDAAFAAADVVAEATFHFGRHTGVTLEPRCQIADWNPGEQRLTVYHSQQAPHMMQDLYARQFGLAESAVRVICKDVGGSFGIKVHAYPDDFATVAVAMLLKRPIKFVADRLESFTSDIHAREHRIHGRIAASKAGDILAFEIDDLTGIGPYSMFPRTSAIEGNQVVNLTGGPYRHQQYRAKLDVVFLNKPPTCQYRGVGHPIACAVTEGLVDLAAAQLGMDALAFRQRNVIPDDAYPTAGASGIKLEVLSHEECLRKMEALIDYPALLAEQAALRDKGVYRGIGFAALIELTNPGAAFYGVGGARIAAQDGATIRLEPTGAITVLCSVGEQGQGAEGIFAQIAADAVGVAMDKVRVVTGDTDVTPYGGGTWASRGAGIGGEAVLQAGLALQANIVKVAAVILNREVGELAVRRDEIIEQATGAALLPLAELGRVAYFRPDTLPPGFTPELMVTRHYAQRDYPFIFTNGVQVSYVEVDIETGFVKLLKHWAVEDCGRVINPMLVDEQMRGAIVQGIGGALFEECLYDASGQLLNGSMADYLVPMSGEMPDIVVAHVQTPTASSKLGAKGAGEAGTAGAPAAVMNAINNALQPFKTAVFSQPFTPEKILRALGKVT from the coding sequence ATGAACGCCCCGGAAAAGCACCCACCCGAGCTGCGGCCCATCACCGACGATCCGCGCTACATCGGCGCAGCCGTCAGCCGGCCCGGCGCACGCCGCCTGGTCGAGGGACGCGGCACCTATGTCGATGACATCAAGCTGCCGCGCATGGCCCATGTCGTCTACTGGCGTTCGCCGGTGGCGCATTGCCGCATCGTCGCCATCCAGCGCGACTACGCCCGGCTGATGCCCGGCGTGCTGGCCATCTTCGACGGTGCCGATGTGGCGACGATCTGCAAGCCCTGGGTCGCCACCCTGGGCCATCTGGCCGGCATGAAGTCGGCGCCGCAATACCCGCTGGCGATGGAGCGCGCCTGCTGGCAGGGCGAGCCGGTGGTGGCGGTGGTGGCCGAGACCCGCGCCCAGGCCGAGGATGCGCTGCAATACCTGCAGGTCGAGTGGGAGGCACTGCCCGCCACCACCGAGATGGAAACGGCGCTGGCCGCTGGCACGCCCGTCATCCACCCCGAGCTGGGCGACAACCTCTGCTTCACGCGCAGCCTGGACACCGGCGGCGTGGACGCCGCCTTCGCCGCCGCCGACGTGGTGGCCGAGGCCACCTTCCACTTCGGCCGCCACACCGGCGTGACCCTGGAGCCGCGCTGCCAGATCGCCGACTGGAACCCCGGCGAGCAGCGCCTGACCGTCTACCACTCGCAGCAGGCGCCGCACATGATGCAGGACCTGTACGCCCGCCAGTTCGGTCTGGCCGAGTCGGCGGTGCGGGTGATCTGCAAGGACGTCGGCGGCTCCTTCGGCATCAAGGTCCATGCCTATCCGGACGATTTCGCCACGGTGGCCGTGGCCATGCTGCTGAAGCGCCCGATCAAGTTCGTCGCCGACCGGCTGGAATCCTTCACCAGCGACATCCACGCCCGCGAACACCGCATCCATGGCCGCATCGCCGCCAGCAAGGCCGGCGACATCCTGGCCTTCGAGATCGACGATCTGACCGGCATAGGCCCCTACTCGATGTTCCCGCGCACCAGCGCGATCGAGGGCAACCAGGTCGTCAACCTGACCGGCGGGCCCTACAGGCACCAGCAGTACCGGGCCAAGCTCGACGTGGTGTTCCTGAACAAGCCGCCGACCTGCCAGTACCGCGGCGTCGGCCACCCGATTGCCTGCGCGGTGACCGAGGGCCTGGTCGATCTGGCCGCCGCCCAGCTGGGCATGGATGCGCTGGCCTTCCGCCAGCGCAATGTCATTCCCGACGATGCCTACCCGACCGCCGGCGCCTCGGGCATCAAGCTCGAGGTGCTTTCACACGAAGAGTGCCTGCGCAAGATGGAGGCGCTGATCGATTACCCGGCGCTGCTGGCCGAGCAGGCGGCGCTGCGCGACAAGGGCGTCTACCGCGGCATCGGCTTTGCGGCCTTGATCGAGTTGACCAACCCCGGAGCGGCCTTCTACGGGGTCGGCGGCGCGCGCATTGCCGCGCAGGATGGCGCCACGATACGGCTGGAGCCCACCGGCGCGATCACCGTGCTGTGCAGCGTCGGCGAGCAGGGCCAGGGGGCCGAGGGCATCTTCGCGCAGATCGCGGCCGATGCCGTGGGCGTGGCGATGGATAAAGTCCGCGTCGTCACCGGCGACACCGACGTCACCCCCTACGGCGGCGGCACCTGGGCCTCGCGTGGCGCGGGCATTGGCGGCGAGGCGGTGCTGCAGGCCGGCCTGGCGCTGCAGGCCAATATCGTCAAGGTCGCGGCCGTGATACTGAACCGCGAGGTCGGCGAACTGGCCGTGCGGCGCGACGAGATCATCGAACAGGCGACCGGCGCCGCACTGCTGCCGCTGGCCGAGCTGGGCCGCGTCGCCTACTTCAGGCCCGACACCCTGCCGCCCGGCTTCACGCCCGAGCTGATGGTGACGCGCCACTACGCCCAGCGCGACTACCCCTTCATCTTCACCAACGGCGTGCAGGTGTCCTACGTCGAGGTCGACATCGAGACCGGCTTCGTCAAGCTGTTGAAACATTGGGCAGTGGAGGACTGCGGCCGCGTCATCAACCCGATGCTGGTCGACGAGCAGATGCGCGGCGCCATCGTCCAGGGCATAGGCGGGGCGCTGTTCGAGGAGTGCCTGTACGACGCCAGCGGCCAGCTGCTCAACGGCAGCATGGCCGACTACCTGGTGCCGATGTCCGGCGAGATGCCCGACATCGTCGTCGCCCACGTGCAAACGCCCACCGCCAGCTCCAAGCTCGGCGCCAAGGGCGCCGGCGAAGCCGGCACGGCCGGTGCACCGGCGGCGGTGATGAATGCGATCAACAACGCCTTGCAGCCTTTCAAGACCGCGGTGTTCTCGCAGCCGTTCACGCCGGAGAAGATTCTGCGGGCGCTGGGCAAGGTGACCTGA